One genomic region from Salinicola endophyticus encodes:
- the ftsX gene encoding permease-like cell division protein FtsX: MSERHPAPRGAQRARPGPAGGGRAWLRHHRAMLGDSALRLVRRPLATLLTMLAIAIALILPAGLWLVLDSAQLLDAQLEESATLTVYFDHDIDESRALALSETLGAEPGVAGTRLVTAAEGLDEFQRALGVDDALSQLERNPLPASVVVTPDDPSPAAVQALSQRLGQLPGVDEVRLDLAWLDRLQQLAALGQRVALALGLLFGLGVLLVVGNTIRLAVESRRQEIEVVTLIGATHAFVRRPFLYSGAWYGLGGGLLALGILALGGNWLAAPVNALAQSYGAHFALPTLGVSNSVFLLLFSTLLGWLGAWLAVGRHLAETKPR, encoded by the coding sequence ATGAGTGAACGTCACCCGGCGCCGCGCGGCGCCCAGCGCGCGCGGCCGGGGCCGGCGGGGGGCGGGCGCGCCTGGCTGCGCCACCACCGCGCCATGCTCGGCGACAGCGCTCTGCGCCTGGTGCGGCGCCCGCTGGCTACACTGCTGACGATGCTGGCGATCGCCATCGCGCTGATCCTGCCCGCCGGGCTGTGGCTGGTGCTGGACAGCGCTCAGCTGCTCGATGCCCAGCTCGAAGAGAGCGCCACGCTGACCGTCTACTTCGATCACGATATCGACGAGAGTCGCGCGCTGGCGCTCTCCGAGACGCTGGGTGCCGAGCCCGGGGTGGCCGGAACACGGCTGGTGACCGCCGCCGAGGGGCTGGACGAGTTCCAGCGTGCCCTGGGGGTGGACGACGCGCTCAGCCAGCTCGAGCGCAACCCGCTGCCGGCCAGCGTGGTGGTGACGCCGGATGACCCGAGCCCGGCCGCGGTGCAGGCATTGAGCCAGCGTCTTGGCCAACTGCCGGGGGTGGACGAAGTGCGCCTCGATCTGGCCTGGCTCGACCGTCTGCAGCAGCTGGCGGCGCTGGGCCAGCGGGTGGCGCTGGCGCTGGGGTTGCTGTTCGGGCTCGGCGTTCTGCTGGTGGTGGGCAATACCATCCGCCTGGCGGTGGAGAGTCGGCGTCAGGAGATCGAGGTGGTGACCCTGATCGGTGCCACCCACGCCTTCGTCCGGCGGCCGTTCCTCTACAGCGGGGCCTGGTACGGGCTCGGCGGTGGGCTGCTGGCGCTGGGCATTCTAGCCCTGGGCGGCAACTGGCTGGCCGCGCCGGTGAACGCGCTGGCCCAGAGCTACGGTGCGCACTTCGCGCTACCGACTTTAGGCGTGTCCAACTCGGTTTTTCTGCTGCTCTTTAGTACACTATTGGGCTGGTTGGGCGCGTGGCTCGCCGTCGGTCGTCATCTGGCCGAGACCAAGCCGCGCTAG
- the coaBC gene encoding bifunctional phosphopantothenoylcysteine decarboxylase/phosphopantothenate--cysteine ligase CoaBC — MSLPLGPGLAGPRILLGISAGIAAYKSAHLARLLKKSGAEVRVVMTDGAQAFITPLTLQALTGEPVRTSLLDPEAEAGMGHIELAKWADVILIAPTTADLMARLAHGHADDLLTTLCLASEARCLMAPAMNQAMWRHPATLANAERLEALGWTLLGPDAGDQACGDVGLGRMLEPETIFTRLQQMLDPAAARSTQDLAGRRVVITAGPTREALDPVRYLSNHSSGKMGYALAAACAARGAEVTLVSGPVALATPPGVARVDVLSACEMLAAVEAALPCELFIGCAAVADYRAASVAEHKLKKSDDTSGMTLELVRNPDIVATVAARAERPFCVGFAAETQALETHAGDKLARKRLDLIVANDVSQAGLGFGSDDNAATLLWREADELHRQALPPQPKTALATAILDHLVPRLP, encoded by the coding sequence ATGTCGCTACCCCTCGGGCCGGGACTCGCCGGCCCCCGCATCCTGCTCGGCATCAGCGCCGGCATCGCCGCTTACAAGAGCGCCCATCTCGCGCGTCTGCTCAAGAAGAGCGGGGCCGAGGTGCGCGTGGTGATGACCGACGGCGCCCAGGCTTTCATCACTCCACTGACGCTGCAAGCGCTCACCGGCGAGCCGGTGCGCACCTCACTGCTCGATCCCGAGGCCGAAGCCGGCATGGGGCATATCGAGTTGGCCAAGTGGGCGGACGTGATCCTGATCGCCCCGACCACCGCCGATCTGATGGCGCGCCTGGCCCATGGCCACGCCGACGATCTGCTGACCACACTGTGCCTGGCCAGCGAGGCGCGCTGCCTGATGGCCCCGGCGATGAACCAGGCGATGTGGCGCCACCCGGCGACTCTGGCCAATGCCGAGCGTCTCGAGGCCCTCGGCTGGACCCTGCTGGGGCCGGATGCCGGCGATCAGGCCTGCGGCGACGTCGGCCTCGGGCGCATGCTCGAACCGGAGACGATCTTCACCCGGTTACAGCAGATGCTCGACCCCGCGGCCGCCCGCTCGACGCAAGATCTCGCCGGGCGCCGGGTGGTGATCACCGCCGGACCGACCCGCGAGGCGCTCGATCCGGTGCGCTACCTCTCCAACCACAGCTCCGGCAAGATGGGCTATGCCCTGGCCGCCGCCTGCGCCGCGCGTGGCGCCGAGGTGACCCTGGTGAGCGGCCCGGTGGCGCTGGCGACACCGCCCGGCGTGGCGCGCGTCGACGTGCTCTCGGCGTGTGAGATGCTTGCGGCGGTGGAGGCCGCACTGCCCTGCGAGCTGTTCATCGGCTGCGCCGCAGTGGCCGACTACCGCGCCGCCAGCGTCGCCGAGCACAAGCTGAAGAAGAGCGACGACACCAGCGGCATGACGCTCGAACTGGTGCGCAACCCGGATATCGTGGCCACGGTGGCGGCACGTGCCGAGCGCCCCTTCTGCGTCGGCTTCGCCGCCGAGACCCAGGCGCTGGAGACCCATGCCGGCGACAAGCTCGCACGCAAGCGTCTCGATCTGATCGTGGCCAACGATGTCTCCCAGGCGGGGCTGGGCTTCGGCAGCGACGACAACGCCGCCACCCTGCTGTGGCGGGAAGCGGATGAGCTGCATCGCCAGGCGCTGCCGCCCCAGCCCAAGACGGCGCTGGCCACGGCGATTCTCGACCATCTGGTGCCACGCCTGCCCTGA
- the rpoH gene encoding RNA polymerase sigma factor RpoH, translated as MSTSLQTIGNLSPGHDLNGYIQAVNGIAVLTAEEEHALAVRLHEEDDLESARRLIMSHLRFVVHIARSYSGYGLPQADLIQEGNVGLMKAVKRFDPYQGVRLVSFAVHWIKAEIHEYVLRNWRIVKIATTKAQRKLFFNLRSAKKRLAWLNNDEVDAIAKDLDVKPKVVREMEGRLSAYDAGFDASPGEDDEQSYQAPAQYLEDSSFDPAAQLEADDWEADYTRRLRDALALLDDRSRDILQRRWLSEEKSTLHELADVYGVSAERIRQLEKNAMKKIKQQLGDALAA; from the coding sequence ATGAGCACCAGTCTTCAAACCATCGGCAACCTTTCGCCGGGCCACGACCTCAACGGCTATATCCAGGCGGTCAACGGCATCGCCGTGCTGACGGCCGAAGAGGAGCACGCTCTGGCGGTGCGCCTGCACGAAGAGGACGACCTGGAGTCGGCGCGCCGGCTGATCATGTCGCACCTGCGTTTCGTGGTGCACATCGCGCGCAGCTACTCGGGCTACGGTCTGCCCCAGGCCGACCTGATCCAGGAAGGCAACGTCGGCCTGATGAAGGCGGTCAAGCGCTTCGACCCCTACCAGGGCGTGCGTCTGGTCTCCTTCGCGGTGCACTGGATCAAGGCCGAGATTCATGAATACGTGCTGCGCAACTGGCGTATCGTCAAGATCGCCACCACCAAGGCCCAGCGCAAGCTGTTCTTCAACCTGCGCAGCGCCAAGAAGCGCCTGGCGTGGTTGAACAACGACGAAGTCGATGCCATCGCCAAGGATCTCGACGTCAAGCCCAAGGTGGTCCGCGAGATGGAAGGGCGGCTCTCGGCCTACGACGCCGGCTTCGATGCCAGCCCCGGCGAGGACGACGAGCAGAGCTATCAGGCGCCGGCCCAGTATCTCGAGGACAGCAGCTTCGACCCGGCGGCGCAGCTCGAGGCCGACGACTGGGAGGCGGACTACACCCGCCGACTGCGTGATGCGCTGGCGCTGCTCGATGACCGCTCGCGGGACATTCTGCAGCGGCGCTGGCTCTCCGAGGAGAAGTCGACGCTGCACGAGCTCGCCGATGTCTACGGTGTCTCCGCGGAGCGTATCCGTCAGCTGGAGAAGAACGCCATGAAGAAGATCAAGCAGCAGCTGGGCGACGCCCTCGCTGCCTGA
- the rsmD gene encoding 16S rRNA (guanine(966)-N(2))-methyltransferase RsmD, producing the protein MNRRRSQRGAPGGRATSPAADSGRRGQRASHGGRGELRLIGGEFRRRRLPILDNPGLRPTPDRVRETLFNWLAFELAGTRVLDLFAGTGALGLEALSRGAGEVHFVEAAAPVAAALTRNLDTLGVQATVHRSDVAAYLAGAAQPFGLVFLDPPFRQGLATATCERLEQGGWLAPHAWIYVETEHELAWQAPPGWQLHRELRAGDSHARLFRRTPPAA; encoded by the coding sequence ATGAATCGACGTCGATCCCAGCGTGGCGCGCCCGGCGGGCGTGCCACCTCCCCTGCCGCCGACAGCGGCCGTCGCGGCCAGCGTGCCTCCCACGGTGGGCGCGGCGAACTGCGCCTTATCGGCGGTGAGTTCCGCCGTCGCCGGCTGCCGATACTCGACAACCCCGGCCTGCGTCCGACCCCGGACCGGGTGCGCGAGACGCTGTTCAACTGGCTCGCCTTCGAACTCGCGGGCACGCGAGTGCTGGACCTGTTCGCGGGTACCGGCGCGCTGGGGCTGGAGGCGCTCTCCCGCGGCGCCGGCGAGGTGCACTTCGTCGAAGCGGCGGCTCCGGTAGCCGCCGCGCTGACGCGCAACCTGGATACCCTGGGGGTGCAGGCCACGGTCCATCGCAGCGATGTCGCCGCCTACCTGGCCGGCGCGGCGCAGCCCTTCGGGCTGGTGTTCCTCGACCCACCGTTCCGTCAGGGGCTGGCGACGGCCACCTGCGAACGGCTGGAGCAGGGTGGCTGGCTTGCGCCGCACGCCTGGATCTACGTCGAGACCGAGCACGAGCTGGCCTGGCAGGCGCCGCCCGGGTGGCAGTTGCACCGCGAGCTGCGCGCCGGCGACAGCCACGCCCGGCTGTTCCGCCGCACCCCGCCAGCCGCCTGA
- the dut gene encoding dUTP diphosphatase, with translation MTSPASPAPKLAVKILDPRVHDYPLPHYATEGSAGMDLRALLDAPLTLAPGDSALVRTGLAIHIGNPQLAGVVLPRSGLGHKHGIVLGNLVGLIDSDYQGELMISVWNRGRDTFTLEPGERLAQYVLVPVVQAELEIVEDFVATERAAGGFGHSGRQ, from the coding sequence ATGACCAGCCCCGCCTCGCCCGCGCCCAAGCTCGCGGTCAAGATTCTCGACCCGCGCGTGCACGACTATCCGCTGCCCCACTACGCCACCGAGGGCAGTGCCGGCATGGACCTGCGCGCCCTGCTCGACGCCCCGTTGACGCTGGCCCCCGGCGACAGCGCGCTGGTGCGTACCGGCCTGGCGATCCATATCGGCAATCCCCAGCTCGCCGGCGTGGTGCTGCCGCGTTCCGGGCTGGGCCACAAGCACGGCATCGTGCTGGGCAATCTGGTCGGCCTGATCGACTCCGACTACCAGGGCGAGCTGATGATCTCGGTCTGGAACCGCGGTCGCGACACCTTCACGCTGGAGCCCGGCGAGCGCCTGGCCCAGTACGTGCTGGTTCCGGTCGTGCAGGCCGAACTCGAGATCGTCGAAGACTTCGTCGCCACCGAGCGTGCCGCCGGCGGTTTCGGCCACTCCGGCCGGCAGTGA
- a CDS encoding cell division protein ZapB, producing the protein MNGEIFAQLEQKIQNAVDSIEMLKMENEELKAENAQLRQERDEWERRLGGLLDKLRALDETQSDASA; encoded by the coding sequence ATGAACGGAGAGATCTTCGCCCAGCTCGAGCAGAAGATTCAGAACGCGGTCGACAGCATCGAGATGCTGAAGATGGAAAACGAAGAGCTGAAGGCCGAGAACGCCCAGCTGCGCCAGGAGCGCGACGAGTGGGAACGCCGCCTGGGCGGTCTGCTCGACAAGCTGCGCGCGCTCGACGAGACGCAAAGCGACGCCAGCGCCTGA
- the argB gene encoding acetylglutamate kinase, with protein sequence MSVSPRDPRHVVEILSEALPYIQRYSGKTIVVKYGGNAMTEDTLIDSFARDMVLMKEVGINPVVVHGGGPQIGQLLARLNIESRFVDGMRVTDAETMDVVEMVLGGLVNKSIVNQINQCGGKAIGLTGKDSAQIRARQLKVERRTPEMTASEIIDIGHVGEVEHVSTDLIEMLSKADYIPVIAPIGVDAEGHSYNINADLVAGKVAEALKAEKLMLLTNVAGLQDADGNVMTGLSTEQVDALIADGTIYGGMLPKIRCALEAVKGGVGSAVIVDGRVVHSTLLEIFTDAGVGTQIVAR encoded by the coding sequence ATGAGCGTTAGCCCACGCGACCCGCGCCACGTGGTCGAGATCCTTTCCGAGGCGCTGCCTTACATCCAGCGCTACTCGGGCAAGACGATCGTGGTCAAGTATGGCGGCAATGCCATGACCGAGGACACGCTGATCGACTCCTTCGCCCGCGACATGGTGCTGATGAAGGAAGTCGGCATCAATCCGGTGGTGGTGCACGGCGGCGGCCCGCAGATCGGCCAGCTGCTGGCGCGGCTCAACATCGAGTCGCGCTTCGTCGACGGCATGCGCGTCACCGATGCCGAGACCATGGACGTGGTCGAGATGGTGCTCGGCGGTCTGGTCAACAAGAGCATCGTCAACCAGATCAACCAGTGCGGCGGCAAGGCGATCGGCCTGACCGGCAAGGACAGCGCCCAGATCCGCGCGCGCCAGCTCAAGGTGGAGCGGCGCACCCCGGAGATGACCGCCTCGGAGATCATCGACATCGGCCACGTGGGCGAGGTCGAACACGTCTCCACCGATCTGATCGAGATGCTGTCGAAGGCCGACTACATTCCGGTGATCGCCCCGATCGGGGTCGACGCCGAGGGCCACAGTTACAACATCAATGCCGACCTGGTGGCGGGCAAGGTGGCCGAGGCGCTGAAGGCGGAGAAGCTGATGCTGCTGACCAACGTCGCCGGCCTGCAGGACGCCGACGGCAACGTCATGACCGGGCTCTCCACCGAGCAGGTCGACGCGCTGATCGCTGACGGCACCATCTACGGCGGCATGCTGCCCAAGATCCGCTGCGCCCTGGAGGCGGTCAAGGGCGGCGTAGGCAGTGCGGTGATCGTCGATGGCCGGGTGGTCCACTCCACCCTGCTGGAGATCTTCACCGACGCCGGCGTCGGTACTCAGATCGTCGCGCGCTAG
- the ftsY gene encoding signal recognition particle-docking protein FtsY, with protein MFGLFKSRKKQQQEQEAARREAEAAEARAAEEAQAAEAPAESAAVQPEPPEPETPAVDEAVQAADPERGAAVDYAPAPVETSAARAALDAPLAEEAAVSALDETPAAPSRETALAHDAAAPAADETASPAASAAEAAPAEVVADEPVATEPVTTGPVRTERDAVDDVAAAQAPPAPREKPKGGWLARVRAGLGRTRANLTDGIADLLLGKKQIDDDLMEDLETQLLLADVGIEATSEIIARLTERVSRKELADADALYRALQEELAALLEPVTQPLTLPPKGEGPFVILMVGVNGVGKTTTIGKLTQRFQNEGRSVMLAAGDTFRAAAVEQLKVWGERNQVPVIAQHTGADSASVIYDAVAAARARKVDVLIADTAGRLHNKGHLMEELKKVQRVMAKLDASAPHEVMLVLDAGTGQNAISQATTFDEAIPVTGITLTKLDGTAKGGIIFALAKKMGTPIRFIGVGETLDDLRPFDADTFVKALFDRDGDAAS; from the coding sequence ATGTTCGGACTATTCAAGAGCCGCAAGAAACAGCAGCAGGAGCAGGAAGCCGCCCGCCGGGAAGCGGAGGCGGCCGAAGCGCGTGCCGCTGAGGAAGCCCAAGCCGCCGAGGCGCCGGCAGAGAGCGCTGCGGTGCAGCCGGAGCCCCCCGAGCCTGAGACGCCTGCCGTGGATGAGGCGGTGCAGGCCGCCGACCCCGAGCGTGGCGCTGCGGTCGACTACGCTCCCGCGCCGGTCGAGACCAGCGCCGCTCGCGCGGCGCTGGATGCTCCGCTGGCCGAAGAGGCCGCGGTCTCCGCCCTCGACGAGACCCCGGCTGCGCCGAGCCGTGAGACGGCGCTGGCCCACGACGCCGCGGCGCCGGCCGCAGACGAAACCGCATCACCTGCTGCTTCGGCGGCCGAAGCGGCGCCCGCGGAGGTGGTTGCCGACGAGCCTGTAGCGACTGAGCCTGTAACGACCGGCCCTGTCAGAACCGAGAGAGACGCGGTCGATGACGTAGCGGCGGCGCAGGCCCCCCCGGCCCCGCGCGAAAAGCCCAAGGGCGGCTGGCTGGCGCGGGTGCGCGCCGGACTCGGGCGTACCCGCGCCAACCTGACCGATGGCATCGCCGATCTGCTGCTGGGCAAGAAGCAGATCGACGATGACCTGATGGAGGATCTCGAGACCCAGCTGCTGCTGGCGGATGTGGGCATCGAAGCGACCAGCGAGATCATCGCGCGGCTGACCGAACGCGTCTCGCGCAAGGAGCTGGCCGACGCCGACGCGCTCTACCGCGCGCTGCAGGAGGAGCTGGCGGCGCTGCTCGAGCCGGTGACCCAGCCGCTGACGCTGCCGCCCAAGGGCGAAGGGCCCTTCGTGATCCTGATGGTCGGCGTCAATGGGGTGGGCAAGACCACTACCATCGGCAAGCTGACCCAGCGTTTCCAGAACGAGGGCCGCAGCGTGATGCTGGCGGCCGGCGACACCTTCCGCGCCGCGGCGGTGGAGCAGCTCAAGGTATGGGGCGAGCGCAACCAGGTGCCGGTGATCGCCCAGCACACCGGCGCCGACAGCGCCTCGGTGATCTACGATGCGGTGGCGGCGGCACGTGCGCGCAAGGTCGACGTGCTGATCGCCGACACTGCCGGGCGGCTGCACAACAAGGGCCACCTGATGGAGGAGCTCAAGAAGGTGCAGCGGGTGATGGCCAAGCTCGACGCCTCGGCGCCCCACGAGGTGATGCTGGTGCTCGACGCCGGCACCGGCCAGAACGCTATCTCCCAGGCCACCACCTTCGACGAGGCGATTCCGGTCACCGGGATCACCCTGACCAAGCTCGATGGCACCGCCAAGGGTGGCATCATCTTCGCCCTGGCCAAGAAGATGGGCACGCCGATCCGCTTCATCGGGGTCGGCGAGACGCTCGACGACCTGCGTCCGTTCGACGCCGATACCTTCGTCAAGGCGCTGTTCGACCGCGACGGTGACGCCGCTTCATGA
- the ftsE gene encoding cell division ATP-binding protein FtsE: protein MIAFEHVGKRYGGRFEALADINFRVERGEMLFLTGHSGAGKSSLLRLIMRLERPSRGRVLVAGHDLDRLHLSQVPYYRRQIGVVFQDHQLLFDRDIFANVALPLTIQGIEPHEAARRVRAALDKVGLLHRERALPIELSTGEQQRVGIARAVVNKPALLLADEPTGNLDPQLSADIMRLFEDFNRIGTTVLIASHDLALIARLRHRVLKLREGRLVRDGEAA from the coding sequence ATGATCGCCTTCGAGCATGTCGGCAAGCGCTACGGCGGGCGCTTCGAGGCGCTCGCCGATATCAACTTTCGGGTCGAGCGCGGCGAGATGCTGTTTCTCACCGGCCACTCCGGCGCCGGCAAGAGCTCGCTGCTGCGGCTGATCATGCGTCTCGAGCGCCCCTCCCGCGGGCGCGTGCTGGTTGCCGGGCACGACCTCGACCGCCTGCACCTCAGCCAGGTGCCCTACTATCGGCGCCAGATCGGGGTGGTGTTCCAGGATCACCAGTTGCTGTTCGACCGCGATATCTTCGCCAATGTGGCGCTGCCACTGACGATTCAAGGGATCGAGCCCCACGAGGCGGCGCGCCGGGTGCGCGCGGCGCTCGACAAGGTCGGCCTGCTGCATCGCGAGCGCGCGCTGCCGATCGAGCTCTCCACCGGTGAGCAGCAGCGCGTCGGCATCGCTCGCGCGGTGGTCAACAAGCCGGCACTGCTGCTTGCCGACGAGCCCACCGGCAACCTCGATCCCCAGCTCTCGGCCGACATCATGCGGCTGTTCGAGGACTTCAATCGCATCGGCACCACGGTGCTGATCGCCAGCCACGATCTGGCTCTGATCGCGCGTCTGCGCCATCGCGTGCTCAAGCTGCGCGAGGGGCGCCTGGTGCGTGACGGGGAGGCGGCATGA
- a CDS encoding phosphomannomutase/phosphoglucomutase, whose amino-acid sequence MSQAPQTPANSVPASIFRAYDIRGVVGETLTEDGVEWIGRAIGSEAAARGQQCVIVARDGRHSGPTLAAALIRGLRAAGRDVIDIGRVPTPVLYFATATLTESASGVMVTGSHNPPDYNGLKIVLDGVALSNEAITALHTRLRQNDLSHGEGRLERRDLGQRYLDRILGDVRLARPLKAVVDCGNGVAGELGPRLIAALGAESVPLYAEIDGDFPNHHPDPGKPENLTDLIAAVAAHEADIGLAFDGDGDRLGVVTPSGEIIYPDRLLMAFAEDMLERNPGAKVVFDIKCTGHLAQRIERAGGEPEMWYTGHSLIKARMRETGAQLGGEMSGHIFIKERWYGFDDGIYAAARLLEILANQPRSADAFFADYPQDPSTPELNVAVSDETKFAIVARLAENGDFGADGVRTSLDGIRVDYPDGWGLCRASNTTPMLVLRFEGRDQAALERIQGYFRRALEAEVPDATLPF is encoded by the coding sequence ATGAGCCAAGCCCCGCAGACACCCGCCAACTCGGTGCCCGCCTCGATCTTTCGCGCCTACGACATCCGCGGCGTCGTCGGCGAGACCCTCACCGAAGACGGGGTCGAATGGATCGGCCGCGCCATCGGCAGCGAGGCCGCGGCCCGCGGCCAGCAGTGCGTGATCGTCGCCCGCGACGGCCGCCACTCCGGCCCCACGCTGGCGGCGGCGCTGATCCGTGGCCTGCGCGCCGCCGGCCGCGATGTGATCGACATCGGCCGGGTGCCGACCCCGGTGCTCTACTTTGCCACCGCTACCCTGACCGAGAGCGCTAGCGGCGTCATGGTCACCGGTAGTCACAACCCGCCCGATTACAACGGCCTGAAGATCGTGCTCGATGGCGTGGCGCTCTCCAACGAGGCGATCACCGCGCTGCACACGCGTCTGCGCCAGAATGACCTGAGCCACGGTGAGGGCCGCCTGGAACGCCGCGACCTGGGTCAACGCTATCTCGACCGCATCCTCGGCGACGTGCGCCTGGCGCGGCCGCTCAAGGCGGTGGTGGACTGCGGCAACGGCGTCGCCGGCGAGCTCGGCCCCAGGCTGATCGCGGCGCTGGGGGCGGAAAGCGTACCGCTCTACGCCGAGATCGACGGCGACTTTCCCAACCACCATCCGGACCCCGGCAAGCCCGAGAATCTAACCGATCTGATCGCCGCGGTAGCCGCCCACGAAGCCGACATCGGGCTGGCGTTCGACGGCGACGGCGACCGCCTGGGCGTGGTCACGCCGTCGGGGGAGATCATTTATCCCGACCGCCTGCTGATGGCCTTCGCCGAGGACATGCTCGAACGCAACCCGGGCGCCAAGGTGGTCTTCGACATCAAGTGCACCGGCCATCTGGCCCAGCGCATCGAGCGCGCCGGGGGCGAGCCGGAAATGTGGTACACCGGCCACTCGCTGATCAAGGCACGCATGCGCGAGACCGGGGCCCAGCTCGGCGGCGAGATGAGCGGACACATCTTCATCAAAGAGCGCTGGTACGGTTTCGACGACGGCATCTACGCCGCCGCCCGGCTGCTCGAGATCCTGGCGAATCAGCCGCGCAGTGCCGACGCCTTCTTCGCCGACTACCCGCAGGATCCGAGCACACCGGAGCTCAACGTCGCGGTCAGCGACGAGACCAAGTTCGCCATCGTTGCGCGCCTGGCGGAGAATGGCGATTTCGGCGCCGACGGGGTCAGGACCTCGCTGGACGGCATTCGCGTCGACTATCCCGACGGCTGGGGGCTGTGCCGCGCCTCCAACACCACGCCGATGCTGGTGCTGCGCTTCGAAGGTCGGGATCAGGCCGCGCTCGAACGCATTCAGGGATATTTCCGCCGCGCCCTCGAGGCCGAGGTGCCCGACGCGACGCTGCCCTTCTGA
- a CDS encoding YaeQ family protein, with translation MALGATIYKARLNVSDLDHHYYATHALTVACHPSETATRLMVRLLAFIDNAHTLNAPTHEAPGELRMTRGLSSDDEPDLWLTAADGRILAWIELGEPSLKRIKQGLSRAETVIVYPYSPRSAEQWWKKLGDDIRALPRVRVMSVPAAPLETLTGWVARSMSVDATCMEGQWLLTDGQTTLTLAFDRWSGPAEETP, from the coding sequence GTGGCGCTAGGCGCAACCATCTACAAGGCCCGGCTCAATGTGAGCGACCTGGACCACCACTACTACGCCACCCACGCTCTGACCGTGGCGTGCCACCCCTCCGAGACCGCCACCCGCCTGATGGTGCGGCTGCTCGCGTTCATCGACAACGCCCACACGCTCAACGCGCCGACCCATGAGGCGCCGGGCGAACTGCGCATGACCCGGGGCCTGAGCAGCGACGACGAACCGGATCTGTGGCTCACCGCCGCGGACGGGCGCATTCTGGCCTGGATCGAGCTGGGCGAGCCGTCACTCAAGCGCATCAAGCAAGGGCTGTCGCGCGCCGAGACGGTCATCGTCTACCCCTACTCACCGCGCAGCGCCGAGCAGTGGTGGAAGAAGCTCGGCGACGACATTCGCGCCCTGCCCCGGGTGCGCGTGATGAGCGTGCCGGCGGCGCCGCTGGAGACGCTGACCGGCTGGGTCGCACGCAGCATGAGCGTGGACGCCACGTGCATGGAGGGTCAGTGGCTGCTGACCGACGGCCAGACCACGCTAACGCTGGCGTTCGATCGCTGGAGCGGCCCCGCCGAGGAGACCCCATGA
- the slmA gene encoding nucleoid occlusion factor SlmA, giving the protein MTQATSTLSRREQILQALALMLEEDSGKRITTAALARQVGVSEAALYRHFPSKARMFEGLIEFIETSLFERIRRILEETPDALGRCETIVQLVLMFAEKNPGLSRLMDGDVLTGETARLRTRMSQLFERLETQFKQILREAELREGLRPRVAVSASANLLAAFVEGRISQYVRSDFRHLPSAHWEDQWTLLGAQLLVGQPTTSV; this is encoded by the coding sequence ATGACGCAGGCAACTTCAACGCTCTCCCGCCGCGAACAGATCCTCCAGGCACTCGCACTGATGCTGGAAGAGGACAGCGGCAAACGGATCACCACCGCCGCCCTGGCGCGTCAGGTCGGCGTCAGCGAAGCGGCGCTCTATCGCCACTTCCCCAGCAAGGCGCGCATGTTCGAGGGGCTGATCGAGTTCATCGAGACCAGCCTGTTCGAACGCATTCGGCGGATTCTCGAGGAGACCCCGGATGCCCTCGGCCGCTGCGAGACGATCGTGCAGCTGGTGCTGATGTTCGCCGAGAAGAACCCCGGGCTCAGCCGGCTCATGGATGGCGACGTGCTCACCGGCGAGACGGCCAGGCTGCGCACGCGGATGTCGCAGCTGTTCGAGCGCCTGGAGACCCAGTTCAAGCAGATCCTGCGCGAAGCCGAACTGCGCGAGGGGCTGCGCCCGCGGGTCGCCGTCTCGGCCAGCGCCAACCTGCTCGCCGCCTTCGTCGAGGGTCGCATCAGTCAGTACGTGCGCAGCGACTTCCGCCATCTGCCGAGCGCTCACTGGGAGGATCAGTGGACTCTGCTCGGCGCGCAGCTGCTGGTAGGGCAACCGACCACCAGCGTCTGA